One genomic segment of Chitinophaga sancti includes these proteins:
- a CDS encoding response regulator transcription factor: MIQQSMSPRFKIGVIEEDTNYRHELVLNISRHTDLSVCLHTATTTAAQSFLMLQPHLVLLGMPPGTQQRIEDIPVLKSLQPAMLLVVMTMDEDPQVIQQAFDKGADGYILKTDLFHNITRKLVHMLEYDQPVVSHQLFRYMLYRNKGEKHVPQTNLTKKEKEITDLVLEGLPYKTIAAKLNLSLNTIQYHMKNIFYKLGIKTKSELFKMFYQ, translated from the coding sequence ATGATTCAACAGTCAATGTCCCCAAGGTTCAAAATAGGGGTAATCGAAGAAGATACGAATTACCGCCATGAACTGGTCCTCAACATTTCACGTCATACAGACCTTTCCGTATGTTTACACACCGCTACCACAACAGCTGCACAAAGCTTTTTAATGCTACAACCACACCTTGTATTATTGGGTATGCCACCGGGCACACAACAGCGAATAGAAGATATCCCGGTGCTGAAGTCGTTGCAACCAGCTATGCTGCTAGTCGTGATGACGATGGATGAAGATCCGCAGGTGATACAGCAGGCATTTGACAAAGGAGCGGATGGATACATCTTAAAGACGGACCTCTTCCACAATATCACCCGCAAACTGGTGCATATGCTGGAATATGATCAGCCTGTGGTGAGTCACCAGCTGTTTCGGTATATGCTCTATCGCAACAAAGGAGAAAAGCATGTACCACAAACAAACCTGACTAAGAAGGAAAAAGAAATCACGGATCTTGTCCTGGAAGGGTTGCCTTATAAAACGATCGCGGCAAAACTAAATTTAAGTCTGAATACTATACAGTACCACATGAAAAACATATTCTACAAACTAGGTATAAAAACCAAATCAGAACTCTTTAAAATGTTCTACCAATAA
- a CDS encoding RNA polymerase sigma-70 factor, which produces MQNFSDNELLTSMVTGDEAAFTEIYHRYWQRLLAIAWKHTHDESSAKEIVQEVLINLWDRRASLEIGQLSNYLATAIKFSVFKHYHQQQRRKTILHSIFRTTHSADDEKIYARLLDDYINGIVEKLPEKCRQVYKLSRLEGKTNQQIASVMNISEKTAEAHLTKALRTIRLNLRHINMLFFL; this is translated from the coding sequence ATGCAAAATTTCAGTGACAATGAGCTGCTCACCTCCATGGTAACAGGGGATGAAGCTGCTTTTACTGAAATTTACCACCGCTACTGGCAGCGACTCCTTGCCATTGCCTGGAAGCATACCCATGACGAATCTTCTGCCAAGGAGATTGTACAGGAAGTGCTGATCAACCTATGGGACAGGAGGGCTTCCCTGGAAATCGGCCAGCTCTCCAACTACCTGGCTACAGCTATCAAGTTTTCCGTATTTAAGCATTACCACCAGCAACAACGCAGGAAAACCATCCTCCACAGCATTTTCCGTACTACCCACAGTGCGGACGATGAAAAGATCTATGCCCGTCTGCTGGACGACTATATCAATGGGATTGTTGAGAAACTGCCCGAAAAATGCAGGCAGGTGTACAAACTGAGCCGGCTGGAAGGGAAAACCAACCAGCAGATCGCCAGTGTTATGAATATCTCCGAAAAGACAGCAGAAGCACACCTCACCAAAGCCCTGCGTACCATTCGCCTCAATCTGCGGCATATCAACATGCTGTTTTTCCTCTAA
- a CDS encoding TonB-dependent receptor, which produces MTNSQLRLTRRKTPILLLLLLFPFLASAQKKITGQITDGETKNPVFKAAIMIKGTQKGTYSDEKGQYSIDAPAGSTLLFTSMEYDNAEVTVGADNTINITLKPKVSGLNEVVVIGYGTVKRKDLTGAIASLKAADLKTEGVSNVGRSLQGRLPGVTVESAGGDPGSGTRILIRGVGTLNNADPLYLVDGVQVANINNIAPGDIESMDVLKDASAAAIYGSRAANGVVLVTTKNGKAGKPVFNFRTNVGYQKLAKKYEVLNAEEWATVSNAAHDAGNGGAGLPRLDIAANPSTLGAGTDWQDAIYRTAPIQQYYLGISGGSDYSRYSVSGEYTDQAGIVDVTGYKRYGIRAKTESTKGIIKFGQTFLATREKWIRMSDGWGGQGGNAVGSAMKMIPTYKIYDTSAIGGYSGASGSVVNIPNPVALLHLEDVSYELVSFLANAYAEVALRPYLKYRFNMGYTTSFGQTDDYVRRHEVGNLFIQQTNDMSREKERNQMVLLENTLNFNKDFGKHSIQALVGYSYQKTNYNYNLMAKTNLPDGIKELDAASGTASVGGNSVESILLSTLGRVIYAYDNRYLLTASFRRDGSSRFGASNRFGNFPSVAVGWNINNEHFWHVDPKIVSSLKLRGSYGILGNQEIGDYQYSAAIASNINYVIGDAQQKWFGAIQTAYSSPNIKWENTATTNVGVDVSFLKGALNASVDYFFKKTTDVLLNVPIPGSAGSSTNPVVNAGTIQNKGIELGLNYSNHIGEFNYTVFGTISSVKNKVIELGTGTQQIFGGQPTHHGASSTLTEAGGEVTGFYLIKTLGIFQSQDEINAYKDKNGKLIQPYAAPGDIKFLDANGDGIISSADRVHMGSPFPDFEYGVGLNLSAFHFDLNIYMQGVSGNKIYNGVRQDMEGMNLEYNYAKTTLQAWTPEHHTNMPRAVIDDPNLNAQTSSRFLESGTYFRMKTLQLGYTIPESLNARLHTTSVRAYLSADNLFTLTRYSGFNADIGRSGSILDRGVDYGHVAYPLARVFSAGIQLSF; this is translated from the coding sequence ATGACAAACAGCCAACTGCGCCTGACAAGGCGCAAAACGCCTATTCTATTACTGCTGTTGCTCTTCCCTTTTCTGGCCAGTGCCCAAAAAAAAATTACCGGCCAGATCACTGACGGCGAAACAAAAAACCCGGTTTTTAAGGCGGCCATTATGATCAAAGGCACTCAAAAAGGTACTTACAGTGACGAAAAAGGCCAGTATTCCATCGACGCACCTGCAGGCAGTACCCTGCTCTTTACCTCTATGGAATACGACAATGCAGAAGTGACTGTAGGCGCCGACAATACCATCAATATCACCCTCAAACCCAAAGTATCAGGGCTCAATGAAGTCGTGGTCATTGGTTATGGTACCGTAAAAAGAAAAGACCTGACCGGCGCCATCGCCTCCCTCAAAGCAGCGGATCTTAAAACCGAAGGTGTGAGCAACGTAGGTCGCTCACTACAGGGCAGGCTCCCCGGTGTGACGGTGGAATCTGCAGGCGGTGATCCAGGTTCCGGTACCCGCATCCTCATCAGGGGTGTCGGTACGCTCAACAATGCTGATCCCCTCTACCTCGTAGACGGTGTGCAGGTGGCTAATATCAACAACATTGCCCCCGGTGATATCGAAAGTATGGACGTACTCAAAGATGCCTCGGCCGCCGCGATCTACGGTTCCCGCGCTGCCAACGGCGTTGTGCTGGTGACCACCAAAAACGGGAAAGCCGGTAAACCCGTCTTTAATTTCAGAACCAACGTCGGCTATCAGAAGCTGGCTAAAAAATACGAGGTGCTGAACGCTGAAGAATGGGCGACCGTGAGCAATGCAGCACACGACGCCGGCAATGGCGGAGCAGGCCTTCCCCGGCTCGATATAGCCGCTAATCCCTCTACGCTGGGTGCTGGTACTGACTGGCAGGATGCCATCTACAGAACGGCCCCTATTCAGCAATATTACCTGGGCATATCCGGTGGCTCTGACTACTCCCGCTACAGCGTATCAGGCGAGTACACCGACCAGGCAGGTATTGTAGACGTAACCGGGTACAAACGGTACGGTATCCGCGCCAAAACGGAATCGACCAAAGGCATTATCAAATTTGGCCAGACCTTCCTCGCCACCCGCGAAAAATGGATCCGCATGAGCGATGGCTGGGGAGGACAGGGTGGTAACGCCGTAGGCTCTGCCATGAAGATGATCCCTACTTATAAGATCTACGACACCTCCGCCATCGGTGGTTATAGCGGCGCTTCAGGTTCCGTGGTAAATATTCCTAACCCGGTCGCCCTGCTGCACCTCGAAGATGTGAGCTATGAACTCGTCTCCTTCCTCGCTAATGCCTATGCTGAAGTGGCTTTACGCCCTTATCTGAAGTATAGATTCAACATGGGTTATACCACTTCATTTGGCCAAACCGACGACTACGTGCGCCGTCATGAAGTAGGTAACCTCTTCATCCAGCAGACAAACGACATGAGCCGTGAAAAGGAAAGAAACCAGATGGTACTGCTGGAAAACACTTTAAATTTCAATAAAGATTTCGGCAAGCACTCCATCCAGGCATTGGTAGGTTACAGCTATCAAAAAACCAATTACAATTATAACCTGATGGCGAAAACGAATTTGCCTGATGGTATCAAAGAACTCGATGCTGCTTCCGGTACCGCTTCCGTGGGGGGTAACAGTGTAGAAAGCATACTGCTCTCTACGTTAGGCCGTGTTATTTATGCATACGATAACCGCTACCTGCTGACCGCGAGTTTCCGCCGCGATGGTTCTTCCCGCTTCGGTGCCTCCAACCGCTTTGGTAACTTCCCTTCTGTAGCTGTAGGCTGGAATATCAATAATGAACACTTCTGGCATGTAGATCCAAAAATCGTCTCTTCCCTCAAACTGAGAGGTAGCTACGGTATTCTGGGTAACCAGGAAATAGGTGATTATCAATATAGCGCGGCCATTGCGTCGAATATCAACTACGTGATCGGCGACGCCCAACAGAAATGGTTTGGTGCTATCCAGACAGCCTACTCCTCTCCTAATATCAAATGGGAAAACACGGCTACTACCAACGTAGGTGTGGATGTGAGTTTCCTGAAAGGCGCCCTGAATGCCAGCGTAGATTACTTCTTTAAGAAAACAACCGACGTATTGCTGAATGTACCGATCCCGGGTTCCGCTGGTTCTTCCACCAACCCTGTAGTAAATGCAGGTACCATCCAGAACAAGGGGATTGAACTTGGGTTGAACTATTCCAATCATATCGGGGAGTTCAATTATACCGTGTTTGGTACGATCTCTTCTGTGAAGAACAAAGTGATCGAACTGGGTACCGGCACCCAACAGATCTTTGGCGGCCAGCCCACCCATCATGGCGCTTCCTCTACACTGACAGAAGCTGGTGGCGAAGTGACGGGCTTTTACCTGATCAAAACACTGGGCATCTTCCAGTCGCAGGACGAGATCAATGCCTATAAAGATAAAAATGGTAAACTGATACAACCCTATGCTGCTCCAGGCGACATCAAATTCCTGGATGCCAATGGCGACGGTATTATCAGCAGTGCCGACCGTGTACACATGGGCAGTCCGTTCCCTGATTTTGAATACGGTGTAGGTCTGAACCTCTCCGCATTTCACTTTGACCTGAACATTTACATGCAGGGAGTATCAGGCAATAAAATTTACAATGGTGTAAGACAGGATATGGAAGGCATGAACCTGGAATACAACTATGCAAAAACAACGCTGCAGGCATGGACACCAGAACACCATACCAATATGCCAAGAGCGGTGATAGACGATCCTAACCTGAACGCGCAAACCTCTTCCCGCTTCCTGGAGAGTGGTACCTATTTCAGGATGAAGACCCTGCAACTGGGATATACCATCCCTGAGAGTCTGAATGCCAGGCTACACACAACTTCAGTCAGGGCATACCTCAGTGCAGACAATCTATTTACCCTCACACGCTATAGTGGTTTCAATGCGGACATTGGTCGTTCCGGCAGCATCCTTGACAGGGGCGTAGATTATGGTCACGTGGCGTATCCGCTGGCCCGCGTATTCTCTGCCGGTATCCAATTATCCTTCTAA
- a CDS encoding FecR family protein, which translates to MDRNRLDLLIQKYIDRTATPAEQVELNNWYRDFTEEEDPFPMTDAQETAAGQEMRAYLTARIQRKKRPFVALYASMAAACLLGVIFYFNWPKTPENNNLVADIPAAASENRFIYLPDSSKVLLHPGSKMDYQFNGNNREVTLEGEAYFDIASRPAQPFIIHTGRVSTTVLGTSLNIKTWNRDSVTVSVLTGKVQVTDAFQQKTILTPNQQVVYNQHTNNIQQVKIIPATVIAWAKSDMQFQDMPYAQLAERLDRRYDVNIVFKNPALQHCPITGRFSGTESLSEVLDILSQTMGTTYSINGRTVELDGAACFNQIN; encoded by the coding sequence ATGGACAGAAATCGCCTGGACCTCCTGATTCAGAAATACATAGATCGTACAGCTACGCCTGCCGAACAGGTGGAGCTCAATAACTGGTACAGGGATTTTACAGAAGAAGAAGATCCATTTCCCATGACGGATGCGCAGGAAACTGCCGCCGGGCAGGAGATGCGCGCCTACCTCACGGCCCGTATACAAAGAAAAAAACGGCCATTCGTAGCCCTATATGCCTCGATGGCAGCAGCATGCCTGTTGGGCGTTATTTTTTATTTCAACTGGCCTAAAACGCCTGAAAACAATAATCTCGTAGCCGATATTCCCGCTGCAGCCAGCGAAAACCGGTTCATCTATCTGCCAGACAGCAGTAAGGTATTATTGCACCCGGGCAGCAAAATGGATTACCAGTTCAATGGTAATAACCGCGAAGTAACACTGGAAGGTGAGGCTTACTTTGATATCGCCTCCCGCCCTGCACAACCCTTCATCATTCATACCGGCCGGGTATCTACTACCGTATTAGGTACCTCTCTCAATATAAAAACCTGGAACAGGGATAGTGTGACCGTTTCTGTACTCACAGGAAAAGTACAGGTCACCGACGCTTTCCAGCAGAAAACCATCCTGACTCCCAACCAACAGGTGGTTTATAATCAGCACACCAACAACATTCAGCAGGTAAAAATCATTCCGGCCACTGTCATCGCCTGGGCTAAATCTGATATGCAATTCCAGGATATGCCGTACGCACAGCTGGCAGAAAGACTGGACAGAAGGTATGATGTAAATATTGTATTCAAAAATCCGGCACTACAACATTGTCCTATTACAGGTCGGTTTTCAGGGACAGAATCATTGAGCGAGGTATTGGATATCCTCTCACAAACAATGGGTACAACTTATTCAATAAACGGCCGTACGGTAGAACTGGACGGGGCCGCATGTTTTAATCAGATCAACTAA
- a CDS encoding RagB/SusD family nutrient uptake outer membrane protein, with product MKKLLYILLAAVLLASCSKSSLELTNPNQTTTETYWKTEDDVKSALAATYALFRNVDGGFWGVRGVELSNGRGDDFFIRNDVSYLYQLSTFTNTPDNSASTNVWNVAYRAIFRANQILANIDNVSGLTDDAKKAYIAEAKFLRGLNEYILVINYGDVPLRTTIPASTAEYFVAKSPAADVWAQVIKDFTEAAADLPLSYDASNTGRATKGAALGFLGKSYVYTKDWANAESTLKQLTTAPYTYQLMPNYGDNFIAAHDNNVESLFEIQLADVGGTNPWAGENSNESLGVTTAQEFAPSEASGWFEVAPTDKLFNEFQNEKTTAGDFDPRMYATLFWDYPGATFYQKPFSAYTLPFGFKSYYKKYQNYNQTNELSGSSGASNYTSDINEKALRYADVLLLLSESVTMQGRPEDAYAYITQVRSRATLPALTTGLDQTAMMKEIRHQRFLEFAREGQRFYDLQRWGLLKDEIANSDKVGKIYFVTPKHDFFPIPQDEVNSNPEMVQNSNW from the coding sequence ATGAAAAAGCTATTATATATACTTCTTGCAGCCGTGCTACTGGCCAGCTGTTCGAAGAGCTCACTGGAACTAACGAATCCAAATCAAACGACCACCGAAACTTACTGGAAAACGGAGGACGATGTGAAAAGCGCACTGGCCGCTACCTATGCCCTGTTCAGGAATGTAGACGGAGGTTTCTGGGGGGTAAGAGGCGTTGAACTCTCCAATGGCAGGGGCGACGACTTCTTTATCAGGAATGATGTAAGTTACCTGTACCAGTTGTCTACTTTCACCAATACGCCTGACAATTCGGCATCGACCAATGTATGGAATGTAGCCTACCGTGCCATCTTCCGTGCTAACCAGATACTCGCAAATATCGATAATGTAAGCGGCCTCACAGACGATGCAAAGAAAGCCTACATTGCAGAAGCAAAGTTCCTGAGGGGTTTGAATGAATATATCTTAGTCATCAACTATGGCGATGTGCCACTTCGTACTACGATACCTGCATCTACAGCAGAATATTTCGTAGCAAAATCTCCAGCCGCAGATGTATGGGCGCAGGTGATCAAAGATTTTACTGAAGCCGCAGCAGACCTGCCTTTATCCTACGACGCCAGCAATACAGGCCGTGCTACCAAAGGGGCGGCACTGGGTTTCCTTGGCAAATCGTATGTGTATACAAAAGACTGGGCCAATGCAGAGAGCACATTGAAACAACTAACCACGGCGCCTTATACGTACCAGTTGATGCCGAACTATGGCGACAACTTTATTGCTGCCCATGATAATAATGTAGAATCATTATTTGAAATCCAACTGGCAGATGTAGGTGGTACCAATCCATGGGCCGGGGAAAATTCCAATGAGAGCCTGGGTGTAACTACTGCACAGGAGTTTGCGCCTTCCGAGGCGAGTGGCTGGTTTGAAGTAGCGCCAACCGATAAACTCTTCAACGAGTTTCAGAATGAAAAGACCACAGCAGGGGATTTTGATCCAAGAATGTATGCTACCTTATTCTGGGATTATCCGGGAGCTACATTTTATCAGAAGCCATTTTCTGCCTATACATTGCCCTTTGGCTTCAAGTCTTATTATAAAAAATACCAGAACTATAACCAGACAAATGAATTGTCGGGTAGCAGTGGTGCATCGAATTACACATCGGATATCAATGAAAAGGCGCTGCGCTATGCAGATGTATTACTCCTGTTATCAGAAAGTGTGACCATGCAGGGCAGACCGGAAGATGCATATGCTTATATCACACAAGTGCGCAGCCGTGCAACTTTGCCGGCACTGACCACTGGTTTGGATCAAACAGCCATGATGAAAGAAATAAGACATCAGCGGTTCCTTGAGTTTGCAAGAGAGGGACAGCGGTTTTATGATTTACAACGCTGGGGGTTATTGAAAGATGAGATAGCGAATAGTGATAAGGTGGGTAAGATCTACTTCGTGACACCCAAGCATGATTTCTTCCCGATACCACAGGATGAGGTGAACTCAAATCCGGAGATGGTACAGAATTCGAACTGGTAA
- a CDS encoding SusC/RagA family TonB-linked outer membrane protein, with amino-acid sequence MRVTVCVCLSLVMCLNLFAAIDASGQSIREAMVNYEVHDADLKASLEKLQEQSGFSIFYSSTLLNKDKKVTVNSGTRSVAQVLDLILKGTNLVYVDKGTKIILQERKPVVSPAGDTAAPRIYGMVRDETGEPIPGVTVRVKNTNKYTAADQNGHFSIEGDPATSILILSIVGYTTQEVAAKGTRIPPITMVRSFSALNEVQVLGYSSTTKRNNTGAVSSVKANEIAVQNVSNPLTALQGHVAGMEITQDNGLPGGGVRVRIRGNASILSGYLPLYVIDGVPFTLFNGSTPASDALNSYGISGASGSLSPFSMIAPEDIERIDVLKDADATAIYGSKGANGVVLITTKKGSHGNTKVSANVSHGYGEVSRFIPMMNTEEYLDMRKEAFTNAGTTPGTTDYDLTKWDQTAFTNWQKWAMGGKAKTTSAMASISGGSAQNTFLYSTSYRKEGTVFPGENNTITFSNRFNASHSSKDNRFNLSLSANYTYMKSDLPKVDLSSMYNLAPNYNPYNADGTFNWDLGVGKNPAALLLQKYTGQTYNMITDLNLRYNIIKDLAIKANLGFSQTNLEQQNIQPNRSVNSTALTDNQLMDSKGKNDNWVVEPFLEYNKSFGDAHLQLIGGTTFQQTKATSTTLRGSGYSSEALLHAISAASTVIVYSSNYSLYKYAAGFGRFNFNYKEKYYLDGTFRRDGSSRFGANNQFGSFGALGAAWIFSQEDFMKDIKPISFGKLRASYGITGNDQIANYMYTPLYSSASTTYSYMGTSALVANGVANPNLKWETSKKLDIALELGFLKDRILLKADYYQNRTSDMLAYITTPMQIGTNSYAGNLPATIQNKGWEFELNTTNIATKDFSWTTTLNMTVNQNKLLKFDNIATSSYATTYTVGKSIDAPNLYHFTGVNATTGAPVLEDVNKDGSIGSADRHVGKVGIPYYGGLTNSISYKGFTLDFTFQFNHRYFYLNNTLNNYFYPFGYDMTNQTTAVLNRWHSAGDVSNFPGASKSYSSNYYYYATSDANWGDASYIKFKTLSLTYNLPRTWLNKARIANASIYARGQNLYTWAKQKYTLDPETTLPGTGAGLGTGQYIAVPQLRTMTVGLNLSL; translated from the coding sequence ATGAGAGTCACTGTGTGTGTATGCTTGTCATTAGTCATGTGTTTGAACCTGTTTGCAGCTATTGATGCATCAGGTCAAAGTATCAGGGAAGCAATGGTTAATTACGAGGTTCATGATGCGGACCTGAAGGCTTCCCTGGAGAAATTGCAGGAGCAATCAGGCTTCAGCATTTTCTACTCTTCCACATTACTGAATAAGGATAAAAAAGTAACGGTCAATAGCGGTACCCGTTCTGTAGCACAGGTACTGGACCTGATCCTGAAAGGTACCAACCTCGTCTATGTAGACAAGGGTACAAAGATCATTCTGCAGGAAAGGAAACCCGTAGTATCACCTGCGGGAGATACTGCGGCACCCAGGATCTATGGTATGGTAAGGGATGAAACAGGGGAACCTATTCCCGGGGTAACAGTTCGTGTGAAAAATACAAATAAATATACGGCTGCAGATCAAAATGGTCACTTTTCTATTGAAGGAGATCCTGCCACATCAATACTGATCTTAAGTATTGTAGGTTATACCACACAGGAAGTGGCTGCCAAAGGTACACGTATACCACCGATCACCATGGTACGCAGCTTCAGTGCCCTGAATGAAGTACAGGTACTGGGTTATAGCTCTACCACCAAAAGGAATAACACCGGTGCGGTAAGTTCTGTAAAAGCGAACGAAATTGCAGTACAGAATGTTTCCAATCCTCTCACTGCCCTGCAGGGCCACGTAGCAGGTATGGAAATCACACAGGACAATGGATTGCCAGGTGGTGGCGTACGTGTACGCATCCGTGGTAATGCCAGCATCCTGAGTGGCTACCTCCCATTATATGTAATAGATGGTGTTCCGTTTACCTTATTCAATGGTAGTACCCCTGCTTCCGATGCGTTGAACAGCTACGGCATCAGTGGTGCCAGCGGTAGCCTCAGCCCGTTCAGCATGATCGCTCCTGAAGATATTGAGCGGATCGACGTACTGAAAGACGCAGATGCAACAGCTATTTACGGTTCTAAAGGCGCCAACGGCGTGGTACTGATCACCACCAAAAAAGGTAGTCATGGCAATACTAAAGTCAGTGCAAACGTGAGCCATGGATATGGTGAAGTAAGCCGCTTTATACCTATGATGAATACGGAAGAATACCTGGACATGCGTAAAGAAGCCTTTACCAATGCAGGTACAACACCGGGTACGACCGACTACGACCTGACCAAATGGGATCAGACAGCTTTTACAAACTGGCAGAAATGGGCGATGGGCGGTAAAGCAAAAACTACCAGCGCCATGGCATCTATATCAGGTGGTAGCGCTCAGAATACTTTCCTTTACTCTACTTCTTATCGTAAAGAAGGCACCGTATTCCCGGGCGAGAACAATACCATCACTTTCTCCAACAGGTTCAATGCCAGCCATAGCAGCAAAGACAACAGGTTCAATCTCTCTCTTTCCGCCAATTATACCTACATGAAGAGCGACCTGCCTAAAGTAGACCTGTCCAGCATGTACAACCTGGCGCCGAACTACAATCCTTATAATGCAGATGGTACTTTCAACTGGGACCTTGGTGTAGGTAAAAACCCTGCTGCCCTGTTGTTACAAAAGTATACCGGTCAGACGTATAACATGATCACGGACCTGAACCTGCGTTACAATATCATTAAAGATCTGGCCATCAAAGCAAATCTTGGTTTCTCCCAGACCAACCTGGAACAGCAGAATATACAGCCTAACCGTTCGGTGAATTCCACTGCCCTCACCGACAACCAGCTGATGGATTCCAAAGGCAAAAATGATAACTGGGTGGTGGAACCATTCCTGGAATACAACAAATCTTTCGGAGATGCACACCTGCAACTGATTGGAGGTACGACCTTCCAGCAGACAAAAGCCACCAGTACTACACTGAGAGGTTCCGGTTACAGCAGCGAAGCATTGCTGCATGCTATTAGCGCAGCCAGCACTGTGATCGTATATAGCAGCAATTACTCCCTGTATAAATATGCCGCTGGTTTTGGTCGTTTCAATTTCAATTATAAAGAGAAATACTACCTGGATGGTACCTTCAGAAGAGATGGTTCTTCCCGCTTTGGTGCCAACAACCAGTTTGGTTCCTTTGGTGCATTGGGTGCTGCCTGGATCTTCTCACAGGAAGATTTCATGAAGGATATAAAACCGATCAGCTTTGGTAAACTGCGTGCCAGCTACGGTATAACAGGCAACGACCAGATCGCGAACTATATGTATACACCGCTGTATTCCTCCGCGTCTACTACGTATTCCTACATGGGTACCAGTGCCCTGGTCGCCAATGGTGTAGCTAATCCTAACCTGAAATGGGAGACCAGCAAAAAGCTGGACATCGCACTGGAACTGGGCTTCCTGAAAGATCGTATCCTGCTGAAAGCAGATTACTACCAGAACAGGACTTCAGACATGCTCGCCTATATTACTACCCCAATGCAGATTGGTACTAACTCATATGCCGGCAACCTGCCTGCTACCATTCAGAACAAAGGATGGGAGTTTGAGCTGAATACCACCAATATTGCTACAAAAGACTTTTCATGGACCACTACGCTGAACATGACCGTCAATCAGAATAAACTGCTGAAATTTGACAATATCGCCACCTCCAGCTATGCTACTACCTACACGGTTGGTAAATCTATTGATGCGCCGAACCTGTACCACTTTACAGGTGTAAACGCTACGACAGGTGCACCGGTACTGGAAGATGTAAACAAAGATGGTTCCATTGGTTCGGCAGACAGGCATGTAGGTAAAGTAGGTATACCATACTATGGTGGTCTGACCAATTCTATCTCTTACAAAGGATTTACACTGGACTTCACCTTCCAGTTCAATCACAGGTACTTCTACCTGAACAATACACTGAATAATTACTTCTATCCATTTGGATATGATATGACTAACCAGACTACGGCAGTTTTAAACCGCTGGCATAGTGCAGGTGATGTAAGCAATTTCCCTGGGGCCAGCAAGAGCTATTCTTCCAACTACTATTACTATGCGACCTCCGATGCAAACTGGGGTGACGCCTCTTATATTAAGTTCAAAACTTTGAGCCTGACTTACAACCTGCCAAGAACCTGGTTAAACAAGGCCAGAATTGCCAATGCATCTATCTATGCAAGAGGTCAGAACCTGTATACATGGGCAAAACAAAAGTATACACTGGATCCTGAAACGACCTTGCCAGGTACAGGCGCCGGACTGGGTACTGGTCAGTACATTGCCGTACCACAACTGCGTACAATGACTGTAGGCTTGAATTTATCATTATAA
- a CDS encoding lipocalin family protein: protein MSKPQKFPIALLAGAGVAAGLILYKSMTSVSIPPGAKAVSPFDVERYLGKWYEIARLDYKFEKNLKNVTATYSLNENGSIRVDNKGYNYLQEEWKESVGKARFVGSPEEGRLKVSFFGPFYAGYNVIALDDEYRYALVAGDNLNYLWILSRETTIPDDIKENYIKKANMIGFDTSELLWTDHSEAIA, encoded by the coding sequence ATGTCAAAACCTCAGAAATTCCCCATCGCTCTTTTGGCGGGCGCAGGTGTCGCCGCCGGTCTGATCCTTTATAAATCCATGACAAGTGTGTCCATTCCCCCCGGTGCGAAGGCAGTCAGCCCTTTTGATGTGGAAAGATACCTGGGTAAATGGTACGAAATAGCCCGGCTCGACTATAAATTCGAAAAGAACCTGAAAAATGTAACTGCCACTTACAGCCTGAATGAAAATGGCAGCATCCGGGTGGACAATAAGGGTTATAACTATCTGCAGGAAGAATGGAAGGAAAGTGTGGGTAAGGCCAGATTTGTAGGTAGTCCGGAAGAGGGCAGGCTAAAAGTCTCTTTCTTTGGGCCCTTTTATGCGGGTTACAATGTGATTGCCCTGGACGATGAGTACCGGTATGCACTGGTGGCAGGCGATAATCTGAATTACCTCTGGATACTGTCGAGAGAAACGACAATTCCGGATGATATTAAAGAAAATTACATAAAGAAAGCCAATATGATCGGCTTCGATACCAGCGAATTACTATGGACAGACCATAGTGAAGCTATAGCATAA